The nucleotide window ACATTTGCTTCATATACAGTGGTAAAGGCATTATCAGAAACTTTGAGAACTTTTAAATTATATAAAGTATTTGGTCTTTTATTTGATTCTGCAGCATAAAACTGTGGCCCTACTAACAGTGAGTCTGCAAAATCAATTTTATATCCTTGTGCGGCGTAAAACCGGGTTAGCTCAGTCCTTTTAGCATCTGCCAATTTTTGAGCTTTAATTTGTATTTCTGTATTATCTGATGCTAAAGACTTTCCGCCGCCAACCCCATTACCATTACAAGCACTAAGGCTAACGACAATTATAAATGATAACGCAACTGTCTTAACATGCTTTTTTAAAATATTTAACTTCATAATGTTTTCCTTTTAAACAAACTGCCTACAGGATTGATATTTTTCCATTCAAACCCCATTGCAAATAGTATTTTAGTAAAATTAACTTATACAAGTCAATGTCGGCTAGTCACACTATAGGAAGGTTAGAATACCCAATTTGTTGTGCTTCATACAAATTAAGCAAATTATCTATTTTACGAAATGAAGTTTTGCATTTTTGTCTTTTATATTTTTAATGATTCAAAAGATAGCTTTGCTTAGGCTGCTTGCTGTACCGTATCTACAATTAAACTAGTAATGCGAACTTGGGATAAGGTAATGTGAATAAATAAAAGAATCCATCATGCTCTAAATTGTTAAAATGAATTTCTCACAAAACAAGTAACAATGACGGAAGCAATGATGGATTTAGTAGAATTATACGTAATAATAGATGATTTTTGCAAACAATTTATGGCCAAAGTACTTTTTGGATTGCCGGATATAAATCTTAAATACAGCCGTATCATTAGGAAATGACCGCTTATTTTTTACCACTTTATGCAAAGTCATATTCAATGATTCAATGGCACGGGGAATATAAATTGCTTTCCGACTTTAGTATAGCCAAATAAAGTATTTAATGATTCCAACGATTGTACCATGATTTGCTTATAGCCGGATATTTTACATCCCATTTTTTAGCAAATTCATCAAGATTATCCAAGGCTAATTCTTCTGTATCTGCCGAATAGATCATTTTTAAAGTTCAGGAACAATCGGAACTTACCCTTTATATTTCAAGGCTTCCTTGAATGTTTCTATTTCAGTGAAAGCCGCCTTCTACAATTATTAACTAAAAAGCTCAAGAAACCCCTCTAGTTCATCAACGCTTGCATAATTAATCGTGATTTTGCCATGTCCACCACGATTATGTTTGATATTAACCATCATGCCAAGTTTATCGGCAATAGTTTCTTCTAATCTTGCAATATCTGGATCTTTTTTAGTTTTATCACGAATAATCTCAGTCCCAAATTTTTGTTCGTGCAAGATTCGTGAGACTTTATTTTCAACTTCGGCGGTAGTATATTTTTTGAGAATTATTTCATTAGCTAATTCAAGCTGTTTTTCCATAGATAGCGGCAATAATGCTCTGGCATGCCCCATGTCCAGTTTACGTTGCATAAGATAATCCAGTACTTCCGGACTAAGGTTTAATAAGCGTAAGATATTTGAGATATTACTACGTGACTTACCAGTAACACTAGCTAAAGCTTCGTGAGTTAGACCAAATTCATCAATCAACCTTTTATAGCCCTGAGCCTCTTCAACAATATTCAGGTCTTTACGCTGAATATTCTCAATCAGAGATACGGCTAGTGCCTCTTCATCACTAAAATCACGGACAATAGCCGGAATAACTTCAAGCCCAGCAATCTGACTTGCCCGCCAGCGCCGTTCACCAGCAATTAACTCGTAGCGATCTTTGCCAACTAATCTAACTATTACTGGCTGAATTAGTCCATTATGCCGAATTGACACCGCTAACTCTTCCAAATCTTCCTGATCAAAAACCTGCCTTGGCTGATATTTACCAGGCTGAATCTTATCAATTTTAAGTTCGGTAAGTCCACTTTGATTAGTTACTACCTCGGAGGTATCTTTTTGCTTGATATCAATATCAGCCTTTGCTGCTGATAATAATGCATCAAGACCACGTCCTAATCCTTTTACTTTTGCCATATAATTTCTCTATTTTAGCTTATTTAATAACTCTTTGGCACAACGAATGTATGCCTGTGCACCAACTGACTCAGAATCCAAAGCAACTGCAGATAATCCATAGCTTGGTGCTTCTGCCAAGCGTACTGTCCTTGGAATACTAGCATAAAAGACTTTTTCGTCAAAATACTCAACCAACTGTGCTGAAACCTGCTGGGCAAGATTATTTCTCTTATCATACATCGTCCGGATAATGCCTAATAACTGAAGTTCTGGATTTAATTTTGACTGGATTCTGGCAATCGTATTTAATAAGTCGGTAAGCCCTTCTAATGCATAATATTCACACTGTAAAGGTACTAGAATATGCTTTGCTGCAGATAACGCATTTATTGTCAGTAAACTTAATGATGGCGGACAATCAATCAATATAACATCATAATTTGCAGCAACTTTACTTAGTGCATTCCGTAGCCGAAATTCACGATTATCCAGATCTACCAACTCAATTTCTGCACCAGCAAGATTACGATTTGCACCAAGAAGATCAAAACCACATTCTTTCGCTGCAACAGTAGCTTCTGAAACTGGAACATCATTAATCAGAACATCATAAACACTATACTTTAAATTATTTTTATCAACCCCAGCACCAGTAGTTGCATTGCCCTGTGGATCGATATCAACAACCAACACCTTTTTTCTGAATAAAGATAAACTGGTAGCAAGATTAAGGACAGTAGTAGTTTTCCCTACACCACCCTTTTGATTTCCGACAACAATAATATTTTTCATAATTTTTTTATTTTCACCAATACGCGTGGTGCATCAAGATATGGCACCTGCAAATTAATAATTTCACTAGAATAATTATTTAATTTATCAGCCTCATTTGAAGCTTGCTGTGATTTCATCGCTAAATAGTAGCCTGAATCATTTAATAAATGCTCAGTGAGCGAGATAAAAAGGCTTAAATCCGCAAATGCTCGCGAGGTAATGATATCAAACCGTTGTATATCATATTTCTCTACCCGGCTATTTACAATTTCAAGATTGGCTAATCTAAGTTCTATCTTTACTTGCCGCAAAAAAGCAATTTTCTTCGAATTACTATCAATCAAAGTAACATGAAGATTTGGTTTCATTATAGCAATAATTATACCTGGAACACCCATCCCACTACCAACATCAAGCACAAAGCCGTTATTATCTGGCAAATGCGGAACGATACTTAGCCCATCAATCAGATGGAGTATCTTAATCTGACGAGGGTTACTAATAGCTGTAAGACTATATACTTTATTCCATTTTATAAGCATGCTTGCGTATTGATTTAATGCAGATAATTGATTCTCAACAAATTCAATCCCTAGCTTATGAATAGCATCAATAATAATATCAGTCAACTTATACTCTATTTTGAATGGTTTAATTGATGATAATCTTCAAATTCACCAGATACTACGTAATACGGTTCATTGACAAATAATAACATCTCATGATCGCCACGCGAGTTACCATAGCCATAAGCGTAGTCAAATTTTAAACTATTTGACTCTAGATACTCTTTAATTCGTATGACCTTTTGCATAGCATAACAATTTGGCGTAGCCAATTTCCCGCTAGCAACTCCATTGACGATTTCAATTTCAGTCGCAATAACATCATCAATCTTATGAAGCTCAGCAAAAAAGCGTAAGTAAATTGCTAGATTAGCACTAACTAATATTATTCGATGCTTATGTTCACGATGCCACTCGAGTTTTGCATAAGTTTCAGGAACAAGATACTTATTTAGATGCGTAGTTGCAAAATTTTTTGCCTTAACAAGAATATCTTCTTCCTTCCACCCTTTTAAAATTATCGTCAATGTTCTTTGTTTTGCTTCCTGATTATCAATTTTTTTAAACAAATAGCAAATAACAACAGGAAATAGTCTTGGTAAATAGGCAATAAACTTTACTATACCAACACAATAGATAAGAAATGGAATAAGGGTATCTTTATTTGATAAAGTTCCATCAAAATCAAAATAGGCAACTATCTGGCAATCTTTACTCATTAATACTATCAATCTTTAGTTATTATCACCCATATGGGCAAGAAGTTCAGCCTGATGTTCTGCAATAAGCGCTCCGGTTAAGTCATCTAGATCGCCATCCATGATATATTCAAGCTTATAAAGAGTAAGATTAATTCGATGATCCGTCATTCGTCCCTGCGGGAAATTATAAGTCCGAATCCGCTCTGACCTATCACCGGAACCAACCAGGCTTTTACGCTCTGCCGCTTCCTTAGCTTGCTGTTCGCGTAACTGAACATCTTTTATCTTAGTTGCCAAGAGCGACATTGCACGTGCTTTATTTTTATGCTGAGATCTATCATCCTGACATTCAACCACAATCCCAGTTGGAAGATGGGTAATCCTGATTGCAGAATCAGTCTTATTTACATGCTGACCACCCGCACCAGAAGCACGGAAAGTATCAATTCTTAAATCAGCTGGGTTAATCTCTACCTCAGCGACCTCATCAGCTTCGGGCATAATCGCAACCGTACAAGCAGAAGTATGAACCCTACCCTGAGATTCTGTAACTGGTACACGTTGTACTCGATGCGCGCCTGATTCAAATTTAAGCCGTGCATAGACACCTGCGCCAATAATCCGGGCAATTATCTCTTTATAGCCTCCCAAATCGGAATCAGTGGCAGAAATAGTTTCAACCTGCCATCCCATCCGTTCTGCATATCTTGAATACATCCGAAATAAATCTGCCGAGAATAATGCTGATTCATCACCACCAGTACCAGCTCTAATTTCAAGATAAATACTTTTGTCATCATTGGCATCTTTAGGCAATAGAAGCTTCTGTAAATCAAGCTCTAATTGCTCAATTCGCTCTTTGGCACTACTAATTTCCGCTTGAGCAAAATCTTTCATTTCCGGATCAGATAATAGCTCTTCGGCAGTTTTCAAATCATCGGTAGATTTCTGATACTCTTTAAATTTATCAACAACTGGCGTTAACTCAGCATATTCTTTATTTAATTTGGTAAATTGCTGCATATCATCAGTTACTTCTGGAGTAGAAAGTAAATCAGATAACTCCTGTTGTCTTTTGGTCAAAATACTTAATTTATCAATTACACTTTGCTTCATATCAATTAATTAGCCTCTAATCCATATAGATAATTTACCAAATCAATCAAATTATCTTGTAGCTGTTCATTGCTGCTACATAATTTTACTGTTGGCATGTGTAGTAAGCGGTTAGTTAGCTGAATCGATAACTGGCGCATTACATCATTTGGTGATTCACCATTTAATAACTGTTTTTCTGCAGCAGCAAGGCTTTCTCTACGAATGGAATCACTATCATCACGTAGTCTTTTAATTAAAGGCGATAAGCCCCGCTTACGTTGCCATGCTCGGTAATCATCAAGTTTACCAGAGATTATTTCTTCTGCCGCAGCCGCAGCCAGCTTGCGTTTCTCAATACCAACATCAACCAATGCCGCAATATCATCTACTGTTACTAATTGTATATTCTGATGGTTTTTTAAATTCTTATCAGCAACAAGTGGCATTGATAAATCAATAATCAGCTTTGGAATATTATTTTCAATTTCAGTAAGTAAAATATTTTCGTTTATGAGTAGATGATTACTTGAGCAGCATAATACCAAAACGGCATAATCGCTCACGATTTCTGGTAACCGATTAAGATCAACGGCATTAGCATTAATCTTTACAGCAAGAGTCTCAGCATTAGCTAGAGTTCGGTTGACTACAGTCACTTGCCCCAGATTAAGATAATTGAAATGCGGTGCAATCTGTTGCATCATCTGCCCTGCTCCGACAAATAACACTTTGGAGTTGGGAAGCTTATTAAGAGCACTTTCAACTAAATTAGCAACAGCATGTCCCATCGAAATAGCCACATTATTGATTGAAGTATGGTAGCGCACTTCTTTCTCAATTGCTAATGCCATCTGAAATAAACCAGACAACTGACTACCAAGTGAGTCACTCTCAAGAGCAAGATCCATTGCCCCCTTTATCTGGGCAACAATTTCACTTTCGCCAAGCACCATCGAATCAAGCCCGGAAATCACGCGAAACAAGTGATGGGCACATTCTTCACCGTGCAAAATATAACTATGATTCCTAACTGTACGCGGACATACACTATGCATATCACATAAGGAATTAATCACAAAATCAATATCTTTTGCAGTACAATATAACTCGGTCCGATTACATGTCGATAACAGCAAAGCCTCATTTACAATGCCGGATTTTTTTAATCGTTTAAGAACATGGCTAACTTCTTCGCTAGCAAACGCCAAGCGATCCCGTAATTCAAAATCTGCTGTTTGATAATTAAGTCCAAAGACTACTGGTTGTAACATAAATATTTTCTATGTAATTTAATTTTTAATATTTTGATTAATCTGTTTAACAAAATCTGGGTTTATTGAACCACTTAAATAGCGCAACTGCACCCGAGCCATCAGATATTGATAACGCGATTGCTGATAAGTCTGGAAAGTCTGATAATAGTTTTTCTGGGAATTTACCAAATCGACACTATTTCGAACTCCAACCTGATAACCAAGCTGATCAGAGTCCAACTTAGTTTTTGCTGACTTCAATGCTGTCTGCTGGGCTTTAACAATACTTACGCCATTTTGTACTTGCCAGAATGTGTTACGAGTATTCTGATCAGTTTGCCGTTCTACGCTAACCATTTGCTGTTTTGCAGCAACAAGATTGGCACGAGCCTGACGCACTTGGGCATTAACCCCGCCACCCTGATATACAGGCACATTTAACTGAGCACCAACACCACCAACAGAGTAACTAGATAATGGTGTACCAGGAACATTACTGCCATCATTACTGGTATTTAGAGTACTACTATCAAGATTTCCAGTTCCCTGGTACTGATAATTACCAACAACATTAACCGTCGGTAAATGTCCAGAGATAGCAATATTTACATCTTCATCAGCCATGGCAACTTGCTTATCCGCTACGCGTACATTTAGATTGCCAGATTCAGCCATTACCGACCAACTATCAGCATTAGCTGGTTTTGGGCTTTCGAGATTAATTGAATCTTTAATTGGCTGAATTTTCTCAGGATCAAGACCGGTTAAATTTCTGAAAATATTTTTCTTATTAATAAGCTCATTAGTTGCCTGAATTTCCTGTGCAGCAGAAGAGTCGTAACCTGCCTGTGCATCATTAACATCAGCAATAGTAACACTCCCCACTTCAAAAGCTCTTTTTGCCTGATTCATCTGCTTTTCTAGGGCTTCTTTAGTTTTTTGAATTGCAGTTAGTGTATCTTTGGCATACAAAACATCAAAATATGCCTGCGAAACTGTTACTAGCAACTGTTGTTTAGCATTCTCAAGCTGAAGCTCAGTTACCATTCCAGCATATTTACCCTTACTATAAGAAGAAAATTTGCTAAAATCAAATACAACCTGTGTAAGACTTGCACTGACAAGTCCCTGATTATATAAGGCATAATTGCCACTTTGATTGAAGTAATTTTCGCTTAAAGTCCCGGTAGCATTGATCTGTGGCAATAGCTTTGCCATAGCAATATTTTTTTGCTCCTGCCCCGCGTCATTACTGGCAATAGTTTTCAAATAATCTGCATTATAAGTTAACGCTTCCTGATAGGCAAAGGCAAGATCAAAAGCACTAACTTTATAACAAAGAACTGGGAGCAGTGCTATTAGTAGTTTCTTTTTCATTCAAATTTCCCCATCGGTGACACTTCACTAATCTTATATGTCCACGCGTATAGAGCAGGTAAAAAAATTAGAGTTAGTAAAGTTGCAATAAATAACCCTCCCATCATGGCAACAGCCATTGGTCCCCAAAATACGCTTTTAACCAGAGGAATCATTCCAAGAATTGCTGCGGCTGCAGTTAAAACAATTGGGCGGAATCTGCGAAGAACCGACATTTTTATTGCCTCAAGCGGAGTCTCGCCTGATTTTATGTCTGATTCAATTTGATCAATCAAAATAACAGAATTTCGCATAATAATTCCAAATAATGCGATTACACCCAATGTCGCAACAAAACCAAACGGACGATCAAGTAATATCAATGACAGAGTCACGCCAATCATTCCAAGCGGAGCTGTAGCAACAACAAGCATAGTCCGCTTAAAGCTGTTTAATTGTAGCATCAATAAAGTAAGAACCACAAGCGCCATAATTGGGTACATTTTGACTATCGGTCCATTAGCTTTAGCAGATGATTCAAGACTACCACCAATTTGGATATGGTAACCAAGAGGTAAAGTTTTTTCAAGCTCTTGTAATTTTGGATAAATCTGTAAAGCGACATCATTTCCTTCGGCACCATCAACAACATCTGCCCTAACGGTTACAGTTGGTACCCGATTGCGACGAAATTTCTTACCAGCTTCAGAAAAAAATTCGACTTTAGCTATTTGTCCCACTGGAACAAAAAAGTTATTTGCAGTCTGAATCATCATATTGGTAAGATTATTTACTTGCACCCGCTCGGTTTTATCCAGTTGAGCTATTAATGGGATCGTCTCATCTTTTTCAAAGTAATAGGTCATCGTAGAGCCAGATAATAGCATATTAATTTGCTGCTCAAGATCCGTTGAGGATATTCCTACCTGTTGCGCTTTACTCTGATTTACAACCACGCGCATT belongs to Aquella oligotrophica and includes:
- the rsmG gene encoding 16S rRNA (guanine(527)-N(7))-methyltransferase RsmG gives rise to the protein MTDIIIDAIHKLGIEFVENQLSALNQYASMLIKWNKVYSLTAISNPRQIKILHLIDGLSIVPHLPDNNGFVLDVGSGMGVPGIIIAIMKPNLHVTLIDSNSKKIAFLRQVKIELRLANLEIVNSRVEKYDIQRFDIITSRAFADLSLFISLTEHLLNDSGYYLAMKSQQASNEADKLNNYSSEIINLQVPYLDAPRVLVKIKKL
- a CDS encoding ParA family protein, whose product is MMKNIIVVGNQKGGVGKTTTVLNLATSLSLFRKKVLVVDIDPQGNATTGAGVDKNNLKYSVYDVLINDVPVSEATVAAKECGFDLLGANRNLAGAEIELVDLDNREFRLRNALSKVAANYDVILIDCPPSLSLLTINALSAAKHILVPLQCEYYALEGLTDLLNTIARIQSKLNPELQLLGIIRTMYDKRNNLAQQVSAQLVEYFDEKVFYASIPRTVRLAEAPSYGLSAVALDSESVGAQAYIRCAKELLNKLK
- a CDS encoding TolC family outer membrane protein; amino-acid sequence: MKKKLLIALLPVLCYKVSAFDLAFAYQEALTYNADYLKTIASNDAGQEQKNIAMAKLLPQINATGTLSENYFNQSGNYALYNQGLVSASLTQVVFDFSKFSSYSKGKYAGMVTELQLENAKQQLLVTVSQAYFDVLYAKDTLTAIQKTKEALEKQMNQAKRAFEVGSVTIADVNDAQAGYDSSAAQEIQATNELINKKNIFRNLTGLDPEKIQPIKDSINLESPKPANADSWSVMAESGNLNVRVADKQVAMADEDVNIAISGHLPTVNVVGNYQYQGTGNLDSSTLNTSNDGSNVPGTPLSSYSVGGVGAQLNVPVYQGGGVNAQVRQARANLVAAKQQMVSVERQTDQNTRNTFWQVQNGVSIVKAQQTALKSAKTKLDSDQLGYQVGVRNSVDLVNSQKNYYQTFQTYQQSRYQYLMARVQLRYLSGSINPDFVKQINQNIKN
- the hemA gene encoding glutamyl-tRNA reductase, producing MLQPVVFGLNYQTADFELRDRLAFASEEVSHVLKRLKKSGIVNEALLLSTCNRTELYCTAKDIDFVINSLCDMHSVCPRTVRNHSYILHGEECAHHLFRVISGLDSMVLGESEIVAQIKGAMDLALESDSLGSQLSGLFQMALAIEKEVRYHTSINNVAISMGHAVANLVESALNKLPNSKVLFVGAGQMMQQIAPHFNYLNLGQVTVVNRTLANAETLAVKINANAVDLNRLPEIVSDYAVLVLCCSSNHLLINENILLTEIENNIPKLIIDLSMPLVADKNLKNHQNIQLVTVDDIAALVDVGIEKRKLAAAAAEEIISGKLDDYRAWQRKRGLSPLIKRLRDDSDSIRRESLAAAEKQLLNGESPNDVMRQLSIQLTNRLLHMPTVKLCSSNEQLQDNLIDLVNYLYGLEAN
- the prfA gene encoding peptide chain release factor 1 produces the protein MKQSVIDKLSILTKRQQELSDLLSTPEVTDDMQQFTKLNKEYAELTPVVDKFKEYQKSTDDLKTAEELLSDPEMKDFAQAEISSAKERIEQLELDLQKLLLPKDANDDKSIYLEIRAGTGGDESALFSADLFRMYSRYAERMGWQVETISATDSDLGGYKEIIARIIGAGVYARLKFESGAHRVQRVPVTESQGRVHTSACTVAIMPEADEVAEVEINPADLRIDTFRASGAGGQHVNKTDSAIRITHLPTGIVVECQDDRSQHKNKARAMSLLATKIKDVQLREQQAKEAAERKSLVGSGDRSERIRTYNFPQGRMTDHRINLTLYKLEYIMDGDLDDLTGALIAEHQAELLAHMGDNN
- a CDS encoding ParB/RepB/Spo0J family partition protein — its product is MAKVKGLGRGLDALLSAAKADIDIKQKDTSEVVTNQSGLTELKIDKIQPGKYQPRQVFDQEDLEELAVSIRHNGLIQPVIVRLVGKDRYELIAGERRWRASQIAGLEVIPAIVRDFSDEEALAVSLIENIQRKDLNIVEEAQGYKRLIDEFGLTHEALASVTGKSRSNISNILRLLNLSPEVLDYLMQRKLDMGHARALLPLSMEKQLELANEIILKKYTTAEVENKVSRILHEQKFGTEIIRDKTKKDPDIARLEETIADKLGMMVNIKHNRGGHGKITINYASVDELEGFLELFS
- a CDS encoding HAD-IB family hydrolase; the encoded protein is MSKDCQIVAYFDFDGTLSNKDTLIPFLIYCVGIVKFIAYLPRLFPVVICYLFKKIDNQEAKQRTLTIILKGWKEEDILVKAKNFATTHLNKYLVPETYAKLEWHREHKHRIILVSANLAIYLRFFAELHKIDDVIATEIEIVNGVASGKLATPNCYAMQKVIRIKEYLESNSLKFDYAYGYGNSRGDHEMLLFVNEPYYVVSGEFEDYHQLNHSK